Within the Flavobacterium sp. N502536 genome, the region TCGGTTTCCAATAAACTGCAGGCCGGATATTCACATTTTAACGATTACAGAGTGCCATTTTCAGTTCCGGCCCCTGTCATTAATATTCAGGATGGAGCGGGCTCCAACTATATTATTGCCGGACATGAGCCTTTTTCTATTAACAATACTTTGGATCAGAAAGTAATTCAGATCACCAACAATCTGAGTTATAATGTGGGCAAACATGCCTTTACTTTTGGGGCTTCTTTTGAGAAGTTTAAGTTTGCGAACTCCTTTAATCTGGCAGGTTATGACAATTTTGGAAATCCAAACGGATATGCCGGAACCTTTTTCACACCTTATTTTACAACGCAGGACTTTTTAAATGATGCAGCCAAACCTTTTGCAACCAGTATTATCGCGCAGAATTTGAAGTATGCTCAGGATGTTTTTGCTACTAAAAGTAATTTTGAAGTAGGAAGTAATGGAGGATGGAAACTGGCTGAATTGAATGTGGGACAATTGGCATTTTACGCCCAGGACGACATCAGTATCGGGGATGATTTCAAGTTGTCGTTGGGGTTAAGAATCGATAAACCCTTGTATTTTAATACTGCCGATCTGATTCAGAAATACATAGATACGGATAATGGCGGGGGTAAAAGAAATAACAATACCGATTATTTTAATCCGCAAACGGGTCAGGCTGTTAAGTTAATTTCTACCGATTTACCAAGTGACCGGATTTTATGGTCGCCTAGAATTGGTTTCAACTGGGATGTTAATGGCGATGCTACTTCACAGCTTCGTGGAGGCTCGGGAGTTTTTACCGGAAGAATTCCTTTTGTGTGGTTAGGCAATCAGGTTAGTGGTGCCGATGACAGCTTTTTCCAGATTATGGACCCGGATTATAAATGGCCGCAGGTTTGGAGAACGAGCCTCGGATTTGATCACCGATTTGAGAACAATTATATCGTAACAGCAGATTTGTCTTATAATAGAGATATCAATGCGGTACACGTTCAGAATTGGGGATTAAAAGCACCAACCGGTACATTGGCGGGTGTAGACAACAGAGCTATTTACCTAGCAGCAGATAAGGGAGCAAACAATGCTTATGTAATGACAAATTCAGATAAGGGGAGCGCATTTAATGCAACGCTAAAAGTGCAGAAAAACTTCGAAAATGGTCTTTATGCCAGTGTGGCTTATAATTATCTGAAATCGAAGGATGTGAACTCTATCGAAGCTGAAATTACAGGAGATGCTTTTGCTTTTAATCCGGCCTTAGGAAATGTAAACAATGATGTACTTTCGAATTCTAAATACGGAGACAATCACCGATTTATAGCGGTAGGTTCTAAAAAATGGAAGTATGGAAAAGACAAATGGGCAACAACGGTTTCTGCTGTTTTTGAATACGCACAGGGAGGACGCTTTAATTATACGTATGGAGGAGATATTAACGGAGACGGGTCTACAGTAAACGATTTAATTTATATTCCTACAACAGCTGAAATAGCGCTAATGAATTTTAGTGCAGCGGGAGAAGGAGCTGCTTTTGACCAATTTATTGCCCAGGATAAATATATGAAAAACCGAAGAGGGCAGTATGCAGAGCGTTACGGTGCCCTGTCTCCGTGGAGAGGAAGATGTGATTTGAAGATATTGCAGGATTATAACTTCAAGATTTCGTCGGCTTCTGATAAAAAGAATACCATTCAGTTTAGTATCGATGTTTTGAATTTTGGAAATCTGCTAAATTCAGACTGGGGAGTGGTTCAGGTGCCTACAAGCGTTCAGCCTATCGGGGTGAAAGTTGTTGGAAATACACCGACCTATACTTTTAACGGAACACAGACCAAAACGTTTAATTATGATGCCAGTTTAATGTCGAGATGGCAGGCGCAATTTGGTATACGATACATTTTTTAGTAAAGCAAAAAAAGTCATAAATTTGCCCTCGCATTTGCGGGGGCTTTTTTTATGGATACAAAAAAAGTTCCGGAATTTTATACAAGCTCTTTTTAGAGTGTTTAACACAAGAAAAATAATGAAATACGCAAGATTAACAAAAGAGCAATTTGATGAATTGCACGCAGAATTTGCCAGCTTTTTGGCAACGCAGGCTATTGATAAAGCAGAGTGGGATGCTCTTAAAGTAAATAAACCGGAAGTTGCAGAGCAGGAACTGGATGTTTTTTCAGATTTAATCTGGGAAGGTGTTTTGTCGAGAGCAGAATTCTTGGAGCATTTTTCTAAAAATCATATCTTTTTATTTCAGTGTTTTGAAACCCATGTGCAGTCTATA harbors:
- a CDS encoding TonB-dependent receptor; this encodes MKKIFALLLGVFAITTAIGQTTTSSIKGIIKSSTNELLPGATILAIHTPTGSKYSAVSNEDGRFNILNMRIGGPYKIVVTFVGFRNHEYTDLNLDLGKPFNLDVVLEDESQTLEEVQIVSKDKVFKSGKTGAETTIGKRELTALPTISRSAEDFTRLEPTASGGSFGGRNDQYNNYSLNGAVFNNPFGLDAATPGGQTGSQPISLDAIEQIQVATAPYDVTLSGFTGASVNAVTKSGTNEFHGTAYGFYRNQDLTGSKIKGEKIFVPTLEQTQAGFSLGAPIIKDKLFIFGNFEIDKRSDLGSNFVANNNDGVTGINESRVMESDLIAVSSALAKLGYDTGPYQGFKHESNSNKGIIKVDWNINDNHKLAVIYNFLDASKDKPAHPTALGFRGPNASILQFRNAGYQINNNLSSFLVELNSKFSESVSNKLQAGYSHFNDYRVPFSVPAPVINIQDGAGSNYIIAGHEPFSINNTLDQKVIQITNNLSYNVGKHAFTFGASFEKFKFANSFNLAGYDNFGNPNGYAGTFFTPYFTTQDFLNDAAKPFATSIIAQNLKYAQDVFATKSNFEVGSNGGWKLAELNVGQLAFYAQDDISIGDDFKLSLGLRIDKPLYFNTADLIQKYIDTDNGGGKRNNNTDYFNPQTGQAVKLISTDLPSDRILWSPRIGFNWDVNGDATSQLRGGSGVFTGRIPFVWLGNQVSGADDSFFQIMDPDYKWPQVWRTSLGFDHRFENNYIVTADLSYNRDINAVHVQNWGLKAPTGTLAGVDNRAIYLAADKGANNAYVMTNSDKGSAFNATLKVQKNFENGLYASVAYNYLKSKDVNSIEAEITGDAFAFNPALGNVNNDVLSNSKYGDNHRFIAVGSKKWKYGKDKWATTVSAVFEYAQGGRFNYTYGGDINGDGSTVNDLIYIPTTAEIALMNFSAAGEGAAFDQFIAQDKYMKNRRGQYAERYGALSPWRGRCDLKILQDYNFKISSASDKKNTIQFSIDVLNFGNLLNSDWGVVQVPTSVQPIGVKVVGNTPTYTFNGTQTKTFNYDASLMSRWQAQFGIRYIF
- a CDS encoding DUF6495 family protein yields the protein MKYARLTKEQFDELHAEFASFLATQAIDKAEWDALKVNKPEVAEQELDVFSDLIWEGVLSRAEFLEHFSKNHIFLFQCFETHVQSIVLKALVAETDFLTKEGLQWLSDNMFTENIEMKVGKKVFTEDRNASIFELIQQGAFLSYGQLFKQINSIIES